In the Klebsiella aerogenes KCTC 2190 genome, one interval contains:
- the mtr gene encoding tryptophan permease: protein MATLTTTATRPSLFGGVVIIGGTIIGAGMFSLPVVMSGAWFFWSLAALVFTWFCMLHSGLMILEANLNYRIGSSFDTITKDLLGKGWNLVNGVSIAFVLYILTYAYISASGSILHHTFSEMSLNVPARAAGFGFALLVAFIVWMSTKAVSRMTAIVLGAKVITFFLTFGSLLGHVEPTTLFNVVEKNASYAPYLLMTLPFCLASFGYHGNVPSLMKYYGKDPRTITRCLIYGTLLALGLYVVWLLVTMGNIPRPQFIGIAQKGGNIDVLVQALSGVLNSRGLDLLLVVFSNFAVASSFLGVTLGLFDYLADLFGFDDSAMGRFKTALLTFIPPMIGGLVKPDGFLYAIGYAGLAATVWAAIVPALLARASRKRFGSPQFRVWGGKPMIALILLFGLGNAVVHFLSSFNLLPVYQ, encoded by the coding sequence ATGGCGACACTAACCACTACGGCCACCCGACCGTCTTTATTTGGCGGCGTGGTGATTATCGGCGGCACAATTATTGGCGCGGGCATGTTCTCGCTGCCGGTGGTCATGTCCGGCGCGTGGTTTTTCTGGTCGCTGGCGGCGCTGGTTTTTACCTGGTTCTGCATGCTGCACTCCGGTTTGATGATTCTGGAAGCCAACCTTAACTACCGGATTGGCTCCAGCTTCGACACCATTACCAAAGACCTGCTCGGCAAAGGCTGGAACCTGGTGAACGGCGTGTCGATCGCCTTTGTGCTGTATATCCTGACCTACGCCTATATTTCTGCGAGCGGTTCGATCCTGCACCACACCTTCAGTGAAATGTCGCTGAACGTACCGGCGCGCGCTGCGGGCTTCGGCTTTGCGCTGCTGGTGGCCTTTATCGTCTGGATGAGCACGAAAGCGGTGAGCCGCATGACGGCTATCGTACTGGGCGCTAAGGTGATTACCTTCTTCCTGACCTTCGGCAGCCTGTTGGGGCACGTTGAGCCGACGACGCTGTTTAACGTCGTGGAGAAGAATGCCTCCTATGCGCCATACCTGCTGATGACGCTGCCGTTCTGCCTGGCCTCGTTTGGCTATCACGGTAACGTGCCGAGCCTGATGAAATATTATGGTAAGGATCCGCGCACCATTACCCGCTGTCTGATTTACGGTACGCTACTGGCGCTGGGTCTGTATGTGGTCTGGCTGCTGGTGACGATGGGGAATATCCCTCGTCCGCAGTTTATCGGTATCGCCCAGAAGGGCGGCAACATTGATGTGCTGGTGCAGGCGCTGAGCGGCGTGCTGAATAGCCGCGGTCTGGATCTGCTGCTGGTGGTGTTCTCCAACTTTGCCGTCGCCAGTTCCTTCCTCGGCGTGACGCTGGGGCTGTTCGATTATCTCGCTGATCTGTTTGGCTTTGACGATAGCGCGATGGGACGCTTTAAAACCGCGCTGTTGACCTTTATCCCGCCGATGATCGGTGGGCTGGTGAAACCAGATGGTTTCCTTTACGCCATCGGCTATGCCGGCCTGGCGGCGACGGTATGGGCGGCGATTGTGCCGGCGCTGCTGGCTCGCGCTTCGCGTAAACGCTTCGGCAGCCCACAGTTCCGTGTTTGGGGCGGAAAACCGATGATTGCGCTGATCCTGCTGTTCGGGCTCGGCAACGCGGTGGTGCATTTCCTGTCGAGCTTTAATCTGTTGCCGGTTTATCAATAA
- a CDS encoding DEAD/DEAH family ATP-dependent RNA helicase: MAEFETTFADLGLKAPILEALNDLGYEKPSPIQAECIPHLLDGRDVLGMAQTGSGKTAAFSLPLLNNIDPELRAPQILVLAPTRELAVQVAEAMTEFSKHMRGVNVVALYGGQRYDVQLRALRQGPQIVVGTPGRLLDHLKRGTLDLSKLSGLVLDEADEMLRMGFIEDVETIMAQIPEGHQTALFSATMPEAIRRITRRFMKEPQEVRIQSSVTTRPDISQSYWTAYGMRKNEALVRFLEAEDFDAAIIFVRTKNATLEVAEALERSGYNSAALNGDMNQALREQTLERLKDGRLDILIATDVAARGLDVERISLVVNYDIPMDSESYVHRIGRTGRAGRAGRALLFVENRERRLLRNIERTMKLTIPEVELPNAELLGKRRLEKFAAKVQQQLESSDLDQYRALLAKIQPTAEGEELDVETLAAALLKMAQGERSLIVPPDAPMRPRREFRDRDDRFERRGDRNDRGPRGDREDRPKRERRDVGEMELYRIEVGRDDGVEVRHIVGAIANEGDISSRYIGNIKLFGSHSTIELPKGMPGEVLQHFTRTRILNKPMNMQLLGDAQPRTERRGGGERREGGRGFGGERREGGRSFGGERREGGRGEGRRFSGERREGGRAPRRDDASAPRRDDSAGRRRFGGDA, from the coding sequence ATGGCTGAATTCGAAACCACTTTTGCAGATCTGGGCCTGAAGGCTCCTATCCTTGAAGCGCTTAACGATCTGGGTTACGAAAAACCATCTCCGATCCAGGCTGAGTGCATTCCGCATCTGCTGGACGGCCGCGACGTTCTGGGTATGGCCCAGACCGGTAGTGGTAAGACCGCAGCGTTCTCTTTACCGCTGCTGAACAACATCGATCCTGAGCTGAGAGCACCGCAGATTCTGGTGCTGGCGCCGACCCGCGAACTGGCGGTACAGGTTGCTGAAGCAATGACGGAATTCTCTAAACATATGCGCGGCGTAAACGTGGTTGCCCTGTACGGCGGCCAGCGTTATGACGTGCAGCTGCGCGCCCTGCGTCAGGGGCCGCAGATCGTTGTCGGTACCCCGGGTCGTCTGCTGGACCACCTGAAGCGCGGTACGCTGGATCTCTCTAAACTGAGCGGTCTGGTACTGGACGAAGCAGATGAAATGCTGCGCATGGGCTTTATCGAAGACGTAGAAACTATCATGGCGCAGATCCCGGAAGGTCATCAGACCGCTCTGTTCTCCGCCACGATGCCGGAAGCGATTCGTCGCATTACCCGCCGCTTCATGAAAGAGCCGCAGGAAGTGCGCATTCAGTCCAGCGTCACCACGCGCCCGGACATCAGCCAGAGCTACTGGACTGCTTACGGCATGCGTAAAAACGAAGCGCTGGTGCGTTTCCTGGAAGCGGAAGACTTTGATGCGGCGATTATCTTCGTGCGTACCAAAAACGCGACCCTGGAAGTGGCAGAAGCGCTGGAGCGTAGCGGCTATAACAGCGCCGCGCTGAACGGCGATATGAACCAGGCGCTGCGTGAGCAGACTCTGGAGCGCCTGAAAGACGGTCGTCTGGATATCTTGATCGCCACCGACGTTGCGGCCCGTGGCCTGGACGTTGAGCGTATCAGCCTGGTTGTTAACTATGACATCCCGATGGATTCCGAATCTTACGTTCACCGTATCGGCCGTACCGGTCGTGCGGGTCGTGCGGGTCGCGCGCTGCTGTTCGTTGAGAACCGTGAGCGTCGCCTGCTGCGTAACATCGAACGTACGATGAAGCTGACGATCCCTGAAGTAGAACTGCCGAACGCAGAACTGCTGGGCAAACGTCGTCTGGAGAAATTCGCCGCTAAAGTTCAGCAGCAGCTGGAAAGCAGCGATCTGGACCAGTACCGTGCGCTGCTGGCGAAAATCCAGCCGACCGCGGAAGGCGAAGAGCTGGACGTGGAAACGCTGGCCGCTGCGCTGCTGAAAATGGCCCAGGGCGAACGTTCTCTGATCGTTCCGCCGGATGCGCCGATGCGTCCGCGTCGTGAATTCCGCGATCGTGATGACCGTTTCGAACGTCGTGGCGACCGTAATGACCGCGGCCCGCGTGGCGATCGTGAAGATCGTCCGAAGCGTGAGCGTCGTGACGTGGGTGAAATGGAACTGTACCGCATTGAAGTGGGCCGTGATGACGGCGTTGAAGTTCGTCATATCGTTGGCGCGATCGCTAACGAAGGCGACATCAGCAGCCGCTACATCGGCAACATTAAGCTGTTCGGTTCTCACTCCACCATCGAATTGCCGAAAGGTATGCCGGGCGAAGTGCTGCAGCACTTTACTCGTACCCGCATCCTGAACAAGCCGATGAACATGCAGCTGCTGGGCGATGCGCAGCCGCGCACCGAACGTCGTGGCGGCGGCGAGCGTCGTGAAGGCGGTCGTGGCTTCGGCGGCGAGCGTCGTGAAGGCGGTCGTAGCTTCGGTGGCGAACGTCGTGAAGGCGGTCGTGGTGAAGGTCGTCGTTTCAGCGGCGAACGTCGTGAAGGCGGCCGCGCGCCGCGTCGTGACGATGCTTCCGCGCCGCGCCGTGATGATTCCGCGGGTCGTCGTCGTTTCGGTGGCGATGCGTAA
- the yrbN gene encoding protein YrbN: protein MKITLNFHDELCRLAAINFEAHVLHG from the coding sequence ATGAAAATTACTCTAAATTTTCACGATGAGTTATGTAGACTGGCCGCCATTAATTTTGAGGCACACGTACTACATGGCTGA
- the nlpI gene encoding lipoprotein NlpI, with protein sequence MKPFLRWCFVATALTLAGCSNSAWRKDAVLAVPLQPTLQQEVILARMEQILASRALTDDERAQLLYERGVLYDSLGLRALARNDFSQALAIRPDMPEVFNYLGIYLTQAGNFDAAYEAFDSVLELDPTYNYAHLNRGIALYYGGRAKLAQDDLLAFYQDDPNDPFRSLWLYLAERKLDEKQALEALKQHFNKSDKEQWGWNIVEFYLGDISEKELMTRLKADATDNTSLAEHLSETNFYLGKYYLSLGDKDSATALFKLAVANNVHNYVEHRYALLELSLLGQEQDDLAESDQQ encoded by the coding sequence ATGAAGCCTTTTCTGCGCTGGTGTTTCGTGGCGACAGCTCTCACGCTGGCAGGATGCAGCAACTCTGCCTGGCGTAAGGACGCCGTCCTCGCGGTACCATTGCAACCGACTTTGCAGCAAGAAGTGATTCTGGCGCGCATGGAACAAATTCTTGCCAGTCGGGCTTTAACCGATGACGAACGCGCACAGCTTTTATATGAGCGCGGAGTGTTGTATGATAGTCTCGGTCTGAGGGCATTAGCGCGAAATGATTTTTCACAAGCGCTGGCAATCCGACCCGATATGCCTGAAGTATTCAATTACTTAGGCATTTATTTAACGCAGGCAGGCAATTTTGATGCTGCCTATGAAGCGTTTGATTCTGTACTTGAGCTTGATCCAACTTACAACTACGCGCACTTAAACCGCGGCATCGCTCTGTATTACGGTGGCCGTGCTAAGTTAGCGCAAGATGATCTGCTGGCGTTTTATCAAGACGATCCCAATGATCCTTTCCGCAGTCTGTGGTTATACCTCGCCGAGCGTAAGCTTGATGAGAAGCAGGCGCTTGAAGCACTGAAACAGCACTTCAACAAGTCGGACAAAGAGCAATGGGGATGGAACATTGTCGAGTTCTACCTTGGCGACATTAGCGAAAAAGAGCTGATGACCCGTCTGAAGGCAGACGCAACGGATAACACCTCGCTCGCTGAGCATCTCAGTGAAACCAACTTCTATTTAGGTAAGTACTACCTAAGTCTGGGGGACAAGGACAGCGCTACGGCACTGTTCAAACTGGCGGTCGCTAACAACGTTCATAACTACGTTGAGCACCGATACGCATTGTTGGAATTATCGCTCTTGGGCCAGGAGCAAGATGACCTGGCAGAATCGGACCAGCAATAG
- the pnp gene encoding polyribonucleotide nucleotidyltransferase, with protein MLNPIVRKFQYGQHTVTLETGMMARQATAAVMVSMDDTAVFVTVVGQKKAKPGQDFFPLTVNYQERTYAAGKIPGGFFRREGRPSEGETLIARLIDRPVRPLFPEGFVNEVQVIATVVSVNPQVNPDIVAMIGASAALSLSGIPFNGPIGAARVGYINDQYVLNPTQEELKSSKLDLVVAGTEAAVLMVESEAELLSEDQMLGAVVFGHEQQQVVIQNINDLVKEAGKPRWDWQPEVVDAALNARVAALAESRLSDAYRITDKQERYAQVDVIKSETIATLVAEDETLDANELGEILHAIEKNVVRSRVLAGEPRIDGREKDMIRGLDVRTGVLPRTHGSALFTRGETQALVTATLGTARDAQNIDELMGERTDSFLFHYNFPPYSVGETGMVGSPKRREIGHGRLAKRGVLAVMPTIDEFPYTVRVVSEITESNGSSSMASVCGASLALMDAGVPVKAAVAGIAMGLVKEGDNFVVLSDILGDEDHLGDMDFKVAGSRDGISALQMDIKIEGITKEIMQVALNQAKGARLHILGVMEQAINAPRGDISEFAPRIHTIKINPDKIKDVIGKGGSVIRALTEETGTTIEIEDDGTVKIAATDGDKAQHAIRRIEEITAEIEVGRIYNGKVTRIVDFGAFVAIGGGKEGLVHISQIADKRVEKVTDYLQMGQEVPVKVLEVDRQGRVRLSIKEATEQAQPANAPEAPAAEQGE; from the coding sequence TTGCTTAATCCGATCGTTCGTAAATTCCAGTACGGCCAGCACACCGTAACCCTGGAAACCGGTATGATGGCGCGCCAGGCAACGGCCGCTGTGATGGTTAGCATGGATGACACCGCGGTATTCGTTACCGTTGTGGGTCAGAAAAAAGCGAAACCGGGCCAGGACTTCTTCCCGCTGACTGTTAACTACCAGGAGCGTACTTACGCTGCCGGTAAAATCCCGGGTGGCTTCTTCCGTCGTGAAGGCCGTCCAAGCGAAGGCGAAACCCTGATCGCGCGTCTGATTGACCGCCCGGTTCGTCCGCTGTTCCCGGAAGGCTTCGTTAACGAAGTTCAGGTTATCGCGACCGTTGTTTCCGTTAACCCGCAGGTTAACCCGGATATCGTCGCGATGATCGGCGCATCCGCCGCGCTGTCGCTGTCCGGTATTCCGTTCAATGGCCCAATCGGCGCCGCTCGCGTGGGTTACATCAACGACCAGTACGTACTGAACCCAACCCAGGAAGAGCTGAAATCCAGCAAACTGGATCTGGTGGTTGCCGGTACCGAAGCGGCCGTACTGATGGTTGAATCCGAAGCTGAACTGCTGAGCGAAGACCAGATGCTGGGCGCGGTGGTCTTTGGCCACGAGCAGCAGCAGGTTGTTATTCAGAACATCAACGACCTGGTGAAAGAAGCCGGTAAACCGCGTTGGGACTGGCAGCCGGAAGTGGTTGACGCCGCCCTGAACGCGCGCGTTGCTGCGCTGGCTGAATCCCGCCTGAGCGATGCTTACCGTATCACCGACAAACAAGAGCGTTACGCTCAGGTTGACGTGATCAAATCTGAAACCATCGCGACGCTGGTTGCCGAAGATGAAACCCTGGACGCCAACGAACTGGGTGAAATCCTGCACGCTATCGAGAAAAACGTCGTCCGTAGCCGCGTACTGGCAGGCGAGCCGCGTATCGATGGCCGCGAAAAAGACATGATCCGTGGTCTGGACGTTCGTACCGGCGTATTGCCGCGTACTCACGGTTCCGCACTGTTTACCCGTGGCGAAACTCAGGCGCTGGTTACCGCGACTCTGGGTACCGCACGCGACGCGCAGAACATCGACGAACTGATGGGCGAGCGCACGGACTCCTTCCTGTTCCACTACAACTTCCCTCCGTACTCCGTAGGTGAAACTGGCATGGTTGGTTCTCCGAAGCGTCGTGAAATCGGTCACGGTCGTCTGGCTAAGCGCGGCGTTCTGGCCGTAATGCCGACAATCGACGAATTCCCGTACACCGTTCGCGTGGTATCTGAAATCACCGAATCCAACGGTTCTTCTTCCATGGCTTCCGTCTGTGGCGCATCTCTGGCGCTGATGGACGCTGGCGTGCCGGTGAAAGCCGCCGTTGCGGGTATCGCAATGGGTCTGGTGAAAGAAGGCGATAACTTCGTCGTACTGTCCGACATTCTGGGTGACGAAGACCACCTTGGCGATATGGACTTCAAAGTTGCGGGTTCTCGCGACGGTATCTCTGCGCTGCAGATGGATATTAAAATTGAAGGTATCACCAAAGAAATCATGCAGGTTGCTCTGAACCAGGCTAAAGGTGCGCGTCTGCACATCCTGGGCGTGATGGAACAGGCGATTAACGCGCCGCGCGGCGATATCTCCGAATTCGCACCGCGTATCCACACCATCAAGATCAACCCGGACAAGATCAAAGACGTTATCGGTAAAGGCGGTTCTGTTATCCGTGCCCTGACCGAAGAAACCGGCACCACCATCGAAATCGAAGATGACGGTACCGTGAAGATCGCAGCGACCGACGGTGACAAAGCTCAGCACGCTATCCGCCGTATCGAAGAGATCACCGCTGAGATCGAAGTTGGCCGTATCTACAATGGTAAAGTGACCCGTATCGTTGACTTTGGCGCATTCGTTGCCATCGGCGGCGGTAAAGAAGGTCTGGTTCACATCTCTCAGATCGCTGACAAGCGCGTTGAGAAAGTGACTGATTACCTGCAGATGGGTCAGGAAGTACCGGTTAAGGTTCTGGAAGTTGACCGTCAGGGCCGCGTACGTCTGAGCATTAAAGAAGCAACTGAGCAGGCTCAGCCAGCTAACGCGCCGGAAGCTCCGGCCGCAGAGCAGGGCGAGTAA
- the rpsO gene encoding 30S ribosomal protein S15 — protein MSLSVEAKAQIVSEFGRGANDSGSTEVQVALLTAQINHLQGHFAEHKKDHHSRRGLLRMVSQRRKLLDYLKRKDVARYSSLIERLGLRR, from the coding sequence ATGTCTCTAAGCGTTGAAGCTAAAGCACAAATCGTTTCTGAGTTCGGTCGTGGCGCAAACGACAGCGGTTCTACTGAAGTTCAGGTTGCACTGCTGACTGCACAGATCAACCACCTGCAGGGTCACTTTGCAGAGCACAAAAAAGATCACCACAGCCGTCGTGGTCTGCTGCGCATGGTTTCTCAGCGTCGTAAACTGCTCGACTACCTGAAACGTAAAGATGTTGCACGTTACTCTTCGCTGATCGAGCGTCTGGGTCTGCGTCGCTAA
- the truB gene encoding tRNA pseudouridine(55) synthase TruB translates to MSRPRRRGRDVHGVLLLDKPQGASSNDVLQKVKRIYNANRAGHTGALDPLATGMLPVCLGEATKFSQYLLDSDKRYRVIAKLGQRTDTSDADGQVVEERPLTFNEEQLAAALDSFRGETQQVPSMYSALKYQGKKLYEYARQGIEVPREARPITVYELLFIRHEGDELELEIHCSKGTYIRTIIDDLGEKLGCGAHVIFLRRLAVSKYPVERMVTLEQLQALVEQAAAEDIPAAQLLDPLLMPMDSPASDYPLVHIPETSAVYFKNGNPVRQSGAPLNGLVRVMESESGRFLGMGEIDDEGRVAPRRLVVEYPQ, encoded by the coding sequence ATGAGTCGTCCTCGTCGTCGCGGCCGCGACGTGCACGGCGTATTGCTGCTGGATAAGCCTCAGGGCGCCTCCAGCAACGATGTGCTGCAGAAAGTAAAACGTATTTATAATGCCAACCGCGCTGGCCATACCGGCGCGCTGGATCCGCTGGCGACCGGTATGCTGCCGGTCTGCCTTGGCGAAGCGACTAAGTTTTCCCAGTATCTGCTGGATTCTGATAAGCGTTATCGCGTGATCGCCAAACTTGGTCAGCGTACGGATACCTCCGACGCCGATGGCCAGGTGGTGGAGGAACGCCCGCTAACCTTTAACGAAGAACAGCTGGCGGCGGCGCTGGATAGCTTCCGCGGCGAGACTCAGCAGGTGCCGTCGATGTACTCGGCGCTGAAATATCAGGGTAAAAAGCTGTACGAATACGCTCGTCAGGGCATTGAGGTTCCGCGTGAAGCCCGGCCGATTACGGTCTATGAGCTGCTGTTTATTCGCCATGAAGGCGATGAACTGGAGCTTGAGATCCACTGTTCGAAAGGTACCTACATCCGTACGATTATCGATGATTTGGGCGAGAAGCTTGGCTGCGGCGCGCACGTGATTTTCCTGCGTCGCCTGGCGGTGAGCAAATACCCGGTCGAGCGGATGGTGACCCTGGAGCAACTGCAGGCGCTGGTCGAACAGGCGGCGGCAGAGGATATTCCCGCCGCTCAACTGCTTGACCCGCTGCTGATGCCGATGGATAGCCCCGCGTCGGATTACCCGCTGGTTCATATTCCGGAAACTTCCGCGGTCTACTTTAAAAACGGCAACCCGGTTCGTCAGTCAGGCGCGCCGCTGAACGGGCTGGTGCGAGTGATGGAAAGCGAGTCCGGTAGGTTCCTCGGTATGGGCGAAATCGACGATGAAGGCCGCGTCGCGCCTCGTCGTCTGGTGGTGGAATACCCACAGTAA
- the rbfA gene encoding 30S ribosome-binding factor RbfA, whose protein sequence is MAKEFGRPQRVAQEMQKEIAIILQREIKDPRLGMMTTVSGVEMSRDLAYAKVYVTFLNDKDEAAVKAGIKALQEASGFIRSLLGKAMRLRIVPELTFFYDNSLVEGMRMSNLVTSVVKHDDERRVNPDDSKED, encoded by the coding sequence ATGGCGAAAGAATTCGGTCGCCCGCAGCGCGTGGCCCAGGAGATGCAAAAAGAAATTGCCATCATCCTGCAGCGTGAAATCAAAGACCCGCGTCTGGGCATGATGACCACCGTTTCCGGCGTAGAAATGTCCCGTGACCTGGCCTATGCCAAAGTGTATGTCACCTTCCTCAACGACAAAGATGAAGCCGCGGTGAAAGCGGGCATCAAAGCGCTGCAGGAAGCCTCTGGCTTTATCCGCTCTCTGCTGGGCAAAGCGATGCGCCTGCGCATCGTGCCGGAACTGACTTTCTTCTACGACAACTCGCTGGTCGAAGGGATGCGCATGTCCAACCTGGTTACCAGCGTGGTGAAACACGACGATGAGCGTCGTGTGAACCCGGACGACAGCAAGGAGGACTAA
- the infB gene encoding translation initiation factor IF-2 produces the protein MTDVTIKALASEIQTSVDRLIQQFADAGIRKSADDSVTAQEKQTLLTHLNREHGSAPDKLTLQRKTRSTLNIPGTGGKSKSVQIEVRKKRTFVKRDPQEAERLAAEEQAQREAEEQARREAEEAAKREAQLKAEREAAEQAKREVADKAKREAAEKDKVSNQHTDEMTKTAQAEKIRRENEAAELKRKSEEEARRKLEEEARRVAEEARRMAEENEKNWSETPETPEETTDYHVTTSQHARQAEDDNDREVEGGRGRGRNSKAARPAKKGNKHAESKADREEARAAVRGGKGGKHRKGSSLQQGFQKPAQAVNRDVVIGETITVGELANKMAVKGSQVIKAMMKLGAMATINQVIDQETAQLVAEEMGHKVILRRENELEEAVMSDRDTGAAAEPRAPVVTIMGHVDHGKTSLLDYIRSTKVASGEAGGITQHIGAYHVETDNGMITFLDTPGHAAFTSMRARGAQATDIVVLVVAADDGVMPQTVEAIQHAKAAQVPVVVAVNKIDKPEADMDRVKNELSQYGVMPEEWGGEAQFIPVSAKVGTGIDDLLNAILLQAEVLELKAVRNGMASGAVIESFLDKGRGPVATVLVREGTLHKGDIVLCGFEYGRVRAMRDELGREVLEAGPSIPVEILGLSGVPAAGDEVTVVRDEKKAREVALYRQGKFREVKLARQQKSKLENMFANMTEGEVHEVNIVLKADVQGSVEAISDSLLKLSTDEVKVKIIGSGVGGITETDATLAAASNAILVGFNVRADASARKVIESESLDLRYYSVIYNLIDEVKAAMSGMLSPELKQQIIGLAEVRDVFKSPKFGAIAGCMVTEGTIKRHNPIRVLRDNVVIYEGELESLRRFKDDVNEVRNGMECGIGVKNYNDVRVGDMIEVFEIIEIQRSID, from the coding sequence ATGACAGATGTGACTATTAAAGCGCTGGCCTCAGAAATTCAGACCTCTGTGGATCGCCTGATACAGCAATTTGCTGATGCAGGCATTCGCAAATCGGCTGATGATTCTGTGACCGCGCAAGAGAAGCAAACCTTGTTAACGCACCTGAACCGTGAACACGGCTCGGCGCCTGACAAGCTGACGTTGCAGCGTAAAACGCGCAGCACGTTAAATATTCCAGGTACCGGTGGAAAGAGTAAATCGGTACAAATCGAAGTCCGCAAGAAACGCACCTTTGTGAAACGCGATCCGCAAGAGGCTGAACGCCTGGCCGCGGAAGAGCAGGCGCAGCGTGAAGCGGAAGAGCAGGCCCGTCGTGAAGCTGAAGAAGCAGCTAAACGCGAGGCGCAATTAAAAGCTGAACGTGAGGCCGCAGAACAAGCTAAACGTGAAGTCGCTGATAAAGCGAAACGTGAAGCCGCGGAAAAAGACAAAGTGAGCAATCAACATACCGACGAAATGACCAAGACCGCCCAGGCTGAAAAGATCCGCCGTGAGAACGAAGCAGCGGAGCTGAAGCGCAAATCGGAAGAAGAAGCACGCCGCAAACTTGAAGAAGAAGCGCGCCGTGTAGCGGAAGAAGCACGCCGTATGGCTGAAGAAAATGAAAAAAACTGGAGTGAAACTCCGGAAACCCCAGAAGAAACGACCGACTACCACGTAACCACCTCTCAGCATGCGCGTCAGGCTGAAGATGATAACGATCGTGAAGTTGAAGGCGGTCGCGGCCGCGGCCGTAACAGCAAAGCTGCGCGTCCGGCGAAGAAAGGCAACAAACACGCTGAATCCAAAGCTGACCGTGAAGAAGCCCGTGCGGCCGTTCGCGGCGGTAAAGGCGGCAAACATCGTAAAGGTTCTTCTCTGCAGCAGGGCTTCCAGAAGCCGGCTCAGGCCGTTAACCGTGATGTTGTGATCGGCGAAACCATCACCGTTGGCGAGCTGGCCAACAAGATGGCGGTCAAAGGCTCTCAGGTCATCAAAGCGATGATGAAACTGGGCGCGATGGCGACCATCAACCAGGTCATCGACCAGGAAACCGCACAGCTGGTTGCCGAAGAGATGGGCCACAAAGTTATCCTGCGTCGTGAAAACGAGCTGGAAGAAGCAGTAATGAGCGACCGTGACACCGGCGCTGCGGCTGAACCGCGCGCACCGGTAGTGACCATCATGGGTCACGTTGACCACGGTAAAACCTCTCTGCTGGACTACATTCGTTCTACTAAGGTTGCCTCCGGCGAAGCGGGTGGTATTACCCAGCACATCGGCGCGTACCACGTAGAAACCGACAACGGCATGATCACCTTCCTGGATACCCCGGGCCACGCCGCGTTTACCTCTATGCGTGCTCGTGGCGCGCAGGCGACGGATATCGTGGTTCTGGTGGTGGCGGCAGACGACGGCGTGATGCCGCAGACTGTGGAAGCTATCCAGCACGCCAAAGCGGCGCAGGTGCCGGTAGTGGTTGCAGTGAACAAGATCGATAAGCCGGAAGCGGATATGGATCGCGTGAAGAACGAACTCTCCCAGTACGGCGTGATGCCGGAAGAGTGGGGCGGTGAAGCGCAGTTCATCCCAGTATCAGCGAAAGTCGGTACCGGTATCGACGACCTGCTGAACGCAATCCTGCTGCAGGCTGAAGTTCTCGAACTGAAAGCGGTACGTAACGGTATGGCGAGCGGCGCGGTCATCGAATCCTTCCTGGATAAAGGTCGCGGTCCGGTAGCTACCGTTCTGGTTCGCGAAGGTACTCTGCATAAGGGCGATATCGTACTGTGTGGCTTTGAATATGGCCGCGTACGTGCGATGCGTGACGAACTGGGTCGCGAAGTGCTGGAAGCGGGTCCGTCCATTCCGGTGGAAATCCTCGGTCTGTCCGGCGTTCCGGCGGCGGGTGATGAAGTTACCGTTGTTCGTGACGAGAAAAAAGCGCGTGAAGTTGCGCTGTATCGTCAGGGTAAATTCCGTGAAGTTAAACTGGCTCGCCAGCAGAAATCTAAACTGGAAAACATGTTCGCTAACATGACCGAAGGCGAAGTTCACGAAGTGAACATCGTGCTGAAAGCGGACGTGCAGGGCTCTGTCGAAGCGATTTCCGATTCCTTACTGAAACTGTCTACCGACGAAGTTAAAGTGAAGATCATCGGTTCCGGCGTAGGTGGTATCACCGAAACCGACGCGACCCTGGCTGCCGCTTCCAACGCGATTCTGGTTGGCTTCAACGTTCGTGCCGATGCTTCCGCACGTAAAGTTATCGAGTCAGAAAGCCTGGATCTGCGTTACTACTCCGTCATCTATAACCTGATCGACGAAGTGAAAGCAGCGATGAGCGGCATGCTGTCTCCGGAACTGAAACAGCAGATCATCGGTCTGGCTGAAGTGCGTGATGTCTTCAAATCGCCGAAATTCGGCGCCATCGCGGGCTGTATGGTTACCGAAGGTACGATTAAACGTCACAACCCAATCCGCGTCCTGCGCGACAACGTGGTTATCTATGAAGGCGAGCTGGAATCCCTGCGCCGCTTCAAAGATGACGTTAACGAAGTCCGTAACGGCATGGAATGTGGTATCGGCGTGAAGAACTACAACGACGTTCGCGTTGGCGATATGATCGAAGTGTTCGAAATCATCGAAATCCAGCGTAGTATCGATTAA